The sequence CGAAGTCCCGCCGGATAGTGCCCGCCTCCGCCTTCGCCGGGTCAGTGGCCCCCATTATTTTTCTGATGGTCTCAACCGCGCCTTCGCCCTCAAAAACAATAGCGACTATGGGAGCGGAGGTAATATAGTCTATCAGGTCGTTAAAGAAAGGTTTCCCGTCATGAACGGCGTAATGCCGCTTGGCTAAATCCTTATCCAGGTGCAGCATTTTCAGCGCCGCAATCCTGAGTTCCCGTCCCTCGAGACGGGCGATTATGGCGCCGGTTGACCTTTTCTCCACTGCGTCGGGCTTAATTAGAACCAGGGACCTCTCCATATTGAATAAATCTCCTTTCTTTACTGAACCGGCAGTATGACTACCGGCGCGATATCTAATCAACGGTGTTTGGCCTTGGTTATCGAGGGGCCGCGCAAATATAGCGGTTGCAGAGTAGCCGGGTCATCAAATTCGCTGTCCCGCCATCGTCGCAGTCCCAGTTCCGCCAGGAAACCGGCCCGCCGCAAACCGGCCGCCGCGGACGGGATTATGGCTTTCCGCCCGAGCCGCTGGACTAACTCGGCGCTGACCGCGGGCATAAATTCCCCGCAGAACACTGTTTCCCCGGTTATCCCGGAGCATAGCGCCTCCACCGTAGTAATATGCTCGGCGGTAAGTTGCCGCCACTGGTCTCCCCGTTGCTGGTAGAGGGCAGCGGCAATCTCTCCCCGCCCGGCATTTAGAATCGGGCAGACTGGCAGTCCCGTCCCGGCGTGTGGGTAAGCTTCCGCTTCCAGGGTACTGATGCCGAGTATCGGGATATCCAGGCTGAAAGCCAGCCCCTTGGCCGTGCTGATACCCACCCGTAACCCGTTGTAGCTGCCCGGTCCTCTGGCCACGATGATTCCCACGGCTGATTTTAAGCTTAACCCGGTCTGACGCAGCAGGTGAGAGAGATTAGGGGTGAGTTGCGTGGTATGGTTCTGCCCGCAGCGCCAGGTCAGCTCGGCCAGCACCACGCTGTCCTGGACCAGGGCTAAACTGGCGGTATCGGTCGCCGTATCCATCGCTACCAGCATACTTTGAACCTCAATCTGACTCCCGATGATTAGCTTTCTGTTGAGAACCCAGCGGCAGACCAATAGAATTCTCTTTCAGTTGCGTCATTATTTCATGGTAGCGCGGACCGACTGGCTCCAGCCGGAAACTACGCTCGACCTCATCCAGATAGCTGATTCTAATCAGGATGTGTTCCGCAGGCAGGATACTCAACGCTTTATCCGCCCATTCTATTACAGAAACACCCCGCCCGTACAGATAGTCATCCAGTCCTAAATCCATACTTTCCTCGATACGGTCGAGC comes from Dehalococcoidales bacterium and encodes:
- the ndk gene encoding nucleoside-diphosphate kinase: MERSLVLIKPDAVEKRSTGAIIARLEGRELRIAALKMLHLDKDLAKRHYAVHDGKPFFNDLIDYITSAPIVAIVFEGEGAVETIRKIMGATDPAKAEAGTIRRDFGSDIQRNAVHGSDSVETAEKEVRLFFSDDEIY
- the tsaB gene encoding tRNA (adenosine(37)-N6)-threonylcarbamoyltransferase complex dimerization subunit type 1 TsaB, which codes for MLVAMDTATDTASLALVQDSVVLAELTWRCGQNHTTQLTPNLSHLLRQTGLSLKSAVGIIVARGPGSYNGLRVGISTAKGLAFSLDIPILGISTLEAEAYPHAGTGLPVCPILNAGRGEIAAALYQQRGDQWRQLTAEHITTVEALCSGITGETVFCGEFMPAVSAELVQRLGRKAIIPSAAAGLRRAGFLAELGLRRWRDSEFDDPATLQPLYLRGPSITKAKHR
- the tsaE gene encoding tRNA (adenosine(37)-N6)-threonylcarbamoyltransferase complex ATPase subunit type 1 TsaE; amino-acid sequence: MMSSLELVSHSPEQTQELGKRLGELAQPGDVFLLVGNLGAGKTCLTQGIARGLGIQEYALSPSFVIIRELYGRLPLYHIDLYRLDRIEESMDLGLDDYLYGRGVSVIEWADKALSILPAEHILIRISYLDEVERSFRLEPVGPRYHEIMTQLKENSIGLPLGSQQKANHRESD